A single genomic interval of Bacillus smithii harbors:
- a CDS encoding galactitol-1-phosphate 5-dehydrogenase: MKALKLYGKKDLRFEEAEKPVIEKSNEVIIKVKAAGICGSDVSRYAKLGPYVEGMIWGHEFCGEVVEIGSDVHHVQIGDRVAGCPTFYCGKCDSCKKGILSQCEKLTVIGSRYPGAFAEYVKLPKENVLPLPDTIDFDTAVFIEPSAVVVHSLYRTTMIPEAEIAVVGCGNIGLLAVQWAKIFGASKVYAIDIDQKKLNIAKEVGADVVMNSLEKPAYDQLMEWTDGKGVDIAIESAGSPITSAQVFALAKRRGQVVFMGIPYGDVNIERFYFEKIVRNELTVLGSWNAISAPFPGKEWSTTIDYMKKGKMNVKPLISHRLSLKEGPEIFAKITNKDEFYGKVLFYPEMT; encoded by the coding sequence ATGAAAGCACTAAAGCTTTATGGAAAAAAAGATTTAAGATTCGAAGAAGCAGAAAAGCCGGTTATTGAAAAAAGCAACGAGGTGATTATAAAAGTAAAAGCAGCGGGGATATGCGGCTCTGATGTGTCAAGATATGCCAAACTAGGCCCTTACGTAGAAGGAATGATATGGGGGCATGAGTTCTGTGGAGAAGTAGTGGAAATCGGTTCTGATGTCCATCATGTTCAAATAGGGGATCGTGTAGCAGGATGTCCTACATTTTATTGCGGAAAGTGTGACAGCTGTAAAAAAGGAATATTATCACAGTGTGAAAAATTGACCGTGATCGGGTCGAGATATCCTGGGGCATTTGCAGAATATGTAAAACTTCCTAAGGAAAATGTTCTTCCTTTACCGGATACGATTGATTTTGATACGGCTGTCTTTATTGAACCTTCAGCTGTCGTTGTCCACAGTCTTTATCGCACAACAATGATACCTGAAGCAGAGATCGCCGTGGTGGGATGTGGAAACATTGGGTTGCTAGCTGTTCAATGGGCAAAAATATTTGGCGCTAGCAAAGTCTATGCAATCGATATTGATCAAAAAAAATTAAACATCGCTAAAGAAGTAGGAGCAGATGTCGTGATGAACTCACTTGAAAAACCAGCTTATGATCAGTTGATGGAATGGACGGATGGAAAAGGTGTAGATATAGCGATTGAGTCAGCTGGTTCTCCTATTACATCGGCACAAGTTTTTGCGTTAGCCAAACGAAGAGGCCAAGTTGTTTTTATGGGAATCCCTTACGGCGATGTCAACATTGAGCGATTTTACTTTGAAAAAATTGTAAGAAATGAATTAACCGTATTAGGCTCATGGAATGCGATTTCTGCTCCATTTCCAGGCAAGGAGTGGAGCACGACCATCGATTATATGAAAAAAGGAAAAATGAATGTCAAACCGTTAATATCTCATCGACTTTCGCTTAAAGAAGGCCCGGAAATTTTTGCAAAAATCACGAACAAAGATGAATTTTACGGAAAGGTTCTGTTTTATCCGGAAATGACCTGA
- a CDS encoding DeoR/GlpR family DNA-binding transcription regulator, with protein MLPFERREKILNTLYREKKVYVSNLANEFNVTEETIRRDLEKLEKEGIVTRTYGGAVLNIHTNEDLPYHTRNTTNIEEKRKIASKIHSLISDGDTLMADASSTVFEALKELNNTKEGLTVLTNSVESLREFTQSKLNIISTGGLLRKQSGSLVGSIAENTVRNYNVDVVLLSCKGISLTHGITESNENESDLKKHMIRQANKVILLVDHTKFDKIAFVKFLDISDIDFLITDTKPREEWLTFLEQNHIEVIY; from the coding sequence ATGTTACCATTTGAACGTCGTGAAAAAATCCTTAACACCTTATACAGAGAGAAGAAGGTTTATGTATCAAACCTAGCTAACGAATTTAATGTGACTGAAGAAACAATACGCCGAGACTTGGAGAAATTAGAAAAAGAGGGCATTGTCACGAGAACTTATGGGGGCGCAGTGTTGAATATACACACAAACGAAGATTTGCCTTATCATACTCGCAATACTACTAATATTGAAGAGAAACGTAAGATTGCTAGTAAAATCCACTCTCTGATCTCAGATGGAGACACTTTAATGGCTGATGCCAGTTCAACCGTTTTCGAAGCTCTAAAAGAATTAAATAACACAAAAGAAGGATTAACTGTACTGACGAATTCAGTGGAATCTTTACGTGAATTTACACAATCAAAATTAAATATCATCTCTACAGGAGGGCTTTTACGAAAACAATCTGGTTCACTGGTTGGCTCAATTGCTGAAAACACAGTACGAAACTACAATGTTGATGTTGTCCTTTTAAGTTGTAAAGGAATTTCATTAACTCATGGCATCACTGAATCAAATGAAAACGAGAGCGATTTAAAAAAACATATGATACGACAAGCAAATAAAGTTATTTTACTAGTAGACCATACAAAATTTGATAAAATAGCTTTTGTGAAATTCCTTGATATATCAGACATCGATTTTCTCATTACAGATACTAAACCACGTGAAGAATGGCTAACATTTTTGGAACAGAACCATATTGAAGTCATCTATTAA
- the rhaB gene encoding rhamnulokinase has translation MQYVAVDIGASSGRMVLGEIKNGILEMKEISRFANGFTNVGGTCYWDLDHLLDQILQGLEQVKSVGYDQCTLGIDTWAVDYVLLDDKGKRLRESISYRDGRTKNTIEKVAQLRSKKEIYQKTGIQFQPFNTIYQLFEDSKNELSKTNQILMIPDYLGYCLTGVAVTEETNGSTTQLLNIHNHQFDDELLEMISVKKEQFARLVEPGTLLGQLKKEWFPSYDLPNVQVITVASHDTASAIVGTPGFGENWAYLSSGTWSLLGIENEVPIINDQAFYKNYTNEWGVFKTIRFLKNIMGLWLIQEVRRNLPKNYTFPQFVEEAKKVKAFKQFVNFNHERFLNPDNMVEEIQNYCRETNQEVPLTPGELANCIYNNLAIIYAIAIDELEMITGKKIEQLHIVGGGSNNEWLNQLTADLSGRTVFAGPSEATAIGNLIMQMIATGEVSDLETARKLVRHSFRIQTYHPNHVDRIAILNQYKEVVYDDYTSSATSL, from the coding sequence ATGCAATATGTTGCGGTTGATATCGGTGCTTCCAGCGGACGAATGGTTTTAGGTGAAATTAAAAATGGAATATTAGAAATGAAAGAGATCAGTCGATTCGCCAATGGATTTACCAATGTAGGAGGGACCTGTTATTGGGATCTGGATCATTTATTAGACCAAATATTACAAGGATTAGAACAAGTAAAATCAGTGGGCTATGACCAATGTACACTAGGAATTGATACATGGGCCGTTGATTATGTTTTGTTAGACGATAAAGGTAAGCGCTTACGGGAATCGATTTCATATCGTGATGGCAGAACCAAAAACACGATTGAAAAAGTAGCACAGTTGCGATCCAAAAAAGAAATTTATCAAAAAACAGGCATCCAATTTCAACCATTTAATACAATTTATCAATTGTTTGAAGACAGTAAAAATGAGCTATCTAAAACAAATCAAATTTTAATGATCCCTGATTATCTTGGCTATTGTTTAACAGGTGTAGCGGTGACCGAAGAAACCAATGGTTCCACAACTCAATTATTAAATATTCACAATCATCAGTTTGATGATGAGCTCTTAGAAATGATCTCTGTAAAAAAAGAACAGTTCGCTAGATTGGTAGAACCTGGTACTCTCCTTGGACAGCTAAAAAAAGAATGGTTTCCATCATACGATTTGCCAAATGTCCAAGTTATTACCGTGGCTTCTCATGATACAGCATCGGCCATCGTTGGGACTCCAGGTTTTGGAGAAAATTGGGCATATTTAAGCAGTGGTACTTGGTCTCTACTTGGAATAGAGAATGAGGTACCGATTATAAATGATCAAGCATTTTATAAAAATTATACGAATGAATGGGGAGTTTTCAAAACCATTCGTTTTTTAAAAAATATTATGGGTTTATGGTTAATTCAAGAAGTCAGAAGAAACTTGCCTAAAAATTATACTTTTCCACAATTTGTAGAAGAAGCTAAAAAAGTAAAAGCGTTTAAACAGTTCGTTAATTTTAATCATGAGCGTTTTCTAAATCCAGACAATATGGTCGAAGAAATCCAAAATTACTGTCGAGAAACAAATCAAGAAGTCCCTTTAACTCCAGGAGAATTAGCAAATTGTATCTACAATAATTTGGCCATCATTTATGCGATTGCCATTGATGAACTTGAAATGATTACTGGAAAGAAGATAGAACAATTGCATATTGTTGGTGGCGGGTCTAATAATGAATGGCTTAATCAGCTAACAGCAGATCTTAGTGGTAGAACGGTATTTGCCGGACCTTCAGAAGCAACGGCTATTGGCAATCTGATTATGCAGATGATTGCGACAGGAGAGGTTTCTGATTTAGAAACCGCTCGCAAACTAGTTCGTCATTCTTTTCGCATTCAAACTTATCACCCCAATCATGTCGATCGCATAGCGATCCTTAACCAATACAAGGAGGTAGTCTACGATGATTACACCTCAAGTGCAACGAGCTTATGA
- the rhaA gene encoding L-rhamnose isomerase → MITPQVQRAYDDAKEVYLKHGINVDEILEKLKEIKISMHCWQGDDVRGFMNKDQELTGGISVTGNYPGAARTPEELRQDLEKAYSLIPGKHKLNLHAIYLDTDEKVDLDEIEPRHYKKWVEWAKKKGIGLDFNPTCFSHPKSEDGFTLSHPNKEIRDFWIEHCKRARKVGEYFGKELGQTCVTDIWIPDGYKDLPVDRLTPRKRLEEALDEVFSEEIDPQYNLDAVESKLFGIGSESYVVGSHEFYMGYALTRNKLLCLDTGHFHPTEVVSNKLSAISLFNKGILLHVSRPVRWDSDHVILLDDELQEIARELVVNDLFKKTYIGLDFFDGSINRVAAWVIGMRNMIKAILKAYLEPIEQLKELELKGDFTARLALREEFKTYPFGAVWDYYCASQGVPIREEWLNEVRNYEQEVLLNRNKSLSEKR, encoded by the coding sequence ATGATTACACCTCAAGTGCAACGAGCTTATGATGATGCAAAAGAAGTTTATCTAAAGCATGGAATTAACGTAGATGAAATATTAGAAAAATTAAAAGAAATTAAGATTTCTATGCATTGTTGGCAAGGTGATGACGTTCGTGGATTTATGAATAAAGATCAAGAATTAACAGGAGGCATTTCAGTAACTGGTAATTATCCAGGTGCGGCGCGAACACCTGAAGAACTTCGACAAGATTTAGAAAAAGCGTATTCATTAATACCGGGTAAACACAAATTAAATCTACATGCTATTTATTTAGATACGGATGAAAAAGTAGATTTAGATGAAATTGAACCTCGTCATTACAAAAAATGGGTCGAATGGGCAAAGAAAAAAGGAATTGGTCTTGATTTTAATCCAACTTGTTTTTCTCATCCGAAATCAGAAGATGGTTTTACATTAAGTCATCCGAACAAAGAAATTCGTGATTTTTGGATTGAACATTGCAAACGAGCTCGTAAAGTAGGTGAGTATTTTGGAAAAGAATTGGGGCAAACATGCGTGACTGATATTTGGATTCCAGATGGTTACAAAGATTTGCCTGTAGACAGACTAACACCTAGAAAAAGATTAGAGGAAGCTTTGGATGAAGTATTTAGTGAAGAAATCGATCCACAATACAATTTAGATGCAGTTGAAAGCAAGTTATTTGGGATAGGTTCAGAAAGTTATGTGGTGGGATCTCATGAATTCTATATGGGTTATGCACTCACGCGCAATAAATTATTATGTTTAGATACAGGACATTTCCATCCTACGGAAGTTGTTTCAAATAAATTATCTGCTATTTCGTTATTCAACAAAGGTATTCTTCTTCACGTTAGTCGACCTGTTCGCTGGGATAGTGACCATGTCATTCTTTTAGATGATGAATTGCAGGAAATTGCTAGAGAACTAGTAGTAAATGACTTGTTTAAGAAAACATATATTGGTCTTGATTTCTTTGACGGTAGTATCAACAGAGTTGCTGCTTGGGTTATTGGAATGCGTAATATGATTAAAGCAATCCTCAAAGCCTATTTAGAACCTATTGAACAATTGAAAGAGCTTGAACTAAAAGGGGATTTTACAGCGCGTCTTGCTCTCCGAGAAGAGTTTAAAACATATCCGTTTGGTGCAGTTTGGGATTACTATTGTGCATCTCAAGGAGTGCCTATTCGCGAAGAATGGCTCAATGAAGTACGAAATTATGAACAAGAAGTATTGTTAAATAGAAATAAATCTTTAAGCGAAAAAAGGTGA
- the rhaD gene encoding rhamnulose-1-phosphate aldolase, translating into MVVQLDILSAKFLQEMMKTTANLYRLGWDERNGGNITYLLKEEEISPYLNLNHVIRRVPIKFDASELAGKYFIVTGSGKYFKNVMDDPESNLGIIRVTKDGKTIEILWGLEDNGFPTSELPTHFMGHIQRLKVDPNHRVIIHCHATHLIGMTFTHPLDEIAFSKTLWKMCTECIVVFPEGVGIIPWMVPGTDSIGRATAEKMKDVRLVLWPHHGIFGAGTTMDETFGLIETAEKAAQVYTIVCTQGGVKQTITDQQLHDLAKAFGVVPRPGVLELES; encoded by the coding sequence ATGGTGGTTCAATTAGATATTTTATCAGCAAAGTTTTTACAAGAAATGATGAAAACAACTGCAAATCTTTATCGTTTAGGGTGGGATGAGCGTAACGGGGGAAATATTACTTATTTACTAAAAGAAGAAGAAATCAGCCCCTATTTAAATTTGAATCATGTGATTAGAAGGGTTCCAATAAAGTTTGATGCTTCTGAACTTGCTGGAAAATATTTTATTGTGACAGGATCAGGAAAATATTTCAAAAATGTGATGGATGATCCTGAGTCAAATCTAGGAATCATTCGAGTAACAAAAGATGGAAAGACTATTGAAATTTTATGGGGGCTTGAAGATAATGGTTTTCCTACAAGTGAATTACCTACGCACTTCATGGGTCATATCCAACGTCTTAAAGTCGATCCAAATCATCGTGTCATTATACATTGCCATGCAACGCATTTAATTGGGATGACATTTACTCATCCTTTAGATGAGATCGCATTTTCAAAAACTTTGTGGAAAATGTGTACAGAATGTATAGTTGTTTTTCCGGAAGGGGTTGGAATCATTCCGTGGATGGTACCGGGCACGGATTCGATTGGACGTGCGACAGCTGAAAAAATGAAAGATGTCCGTCTTGTATTATGGCCGCATCATGGTATTTTCGGTGCAGGTACAACCATGGATGAAACCTTTGGATTAATTGAAACTGCAGAAAAAGCCGCACAAGTTTACACAATTGTTTGTACACAAGGGGGAGTTAAACAAACAATAACTGATCAACAATTACATGATTTAGCAAAAGCATTCGGAGTTGTTCCAAGGCCAGGTGTGTTGGAGTTGGAATCTTGA
- the rhaM gene encoding L-rhamnose mutarotase: protein MVRKASIMFVHKDQYKEYKRRHTEVWPEMKKELKAHGVKNYSIFLDSKTGRLFAYLEVEDEALYEKIAQTEICKKWWAYMEPLMETDEDNSPVSIDLQEVFHLD, encoded by the coding sequence TTGGTTAGAAAAGCAAGCATCATGTTTGTACACAAAGATCAATATAAAGAATATAAACGACGTCATACTGAAGTTTGGCCTGAGATGAAAAAAGAATTAAAGGCTCATGGTGTTAAGAACTATTCAATTTTTTTAGATAGCAAAACAGGTAGACTGTTCGCTTACCTGGAAGTAGAAGATGAAGCATTATATGAGAAAATAGCACAAACTGAGATTTGTAAAAAATGGTGGGCTTATATGGAACCTTTGATGGAAACTGACGAAGATAACAGTCCCGTTTCCATTGATTTACAAGAAGTTTTCCATTTGGATTAA